One window of the Paenibacillus beijingensis genome contains the following:
- a CDS encoding 4-hydroxyphenylacetate 3-hydroxylase family protein: MPLTRGERFIESLRDGRSVWFEGKRLDDVTAHPAFQGTLDTIRKLFDTLDDKQLQERIGFKNEATGVYAHNAFLVPYEREDLIRRRAAFAHWADETNGVMSRLSEFARSLVTGWYAARHEFTPYDPHFADKITRYYEHARDNDSFLTTALLDPQIDRTKSPGEHRNPDSVLRIVGETEEGVIVRGAKMIATAGPYAHDFLVYPYYRLKETESEYAHFLIVPANLPGLHIVCRDSFAKFSGDDYPLSSKYDEMDAVLFFDDVLVPWERVFLKGSTEGVWKLRMNETAGALAFHQTVVRLLSKLEFVTGVSVAVAQSIGADGFQHVQEKLGELIIQTESIKGLLLASELQSSRSEAGIELPDLVPIETARNLGTRYYPRALEILQLIGAGGFMQVPSRLEELSGPLKDLMHTYYAGKQVGADDKVRLFKLAWDLAGSQLGSRHELYERFYAGDPVRTYANQYVNADKSDLERRMRQFRQAHYGKEAESGEPTIGRQQLSFTPQ, encoded by the coding sequence ATGCCACTTACACGGGGTGAGAGATTTATCGAAAGCTTGCGCGACGGCCGCAGCGTTTGGTTTGAAGGGAAACGTCTGGACGATGTGACGGCGCACCCGGCGTTCCAAGGCACTTTGGACACAATCCGGAAGCTGTTCGATACGCTCGATGACAAACAGCTTCAAGAGCGGATCGGGTTTAAAAACGAGGCGACCGGCGTTTACGCCCACAACGCGTTTCTGGTGCCCTATGAGCGGGAGGATCTGATCCGGCGCAGAGCGGCGTTTGCGCACTGGGCGGACGAAACGAACGGCGTTATGAGCCGTCTGTCCGAATTCGCCCGGTCGCTCGTGACCGGCTGGTATGCGGCGCGCCATGAATTTACGCCGTATGACCCGCATTTCGCAGATAAAATAACGCGTTATTACGAACATGCGAGGGACAACGATTCCTTTCTGACGACGGCGCTGCTCGACCCGCAGATCGACCGCACGAAGAGCCCCGGCGAGCACCGCAATCCCGATTCGGTGCTTCGTATCGTCGGCGAAACGGAAGAGGGCGTCATCGTTCGGGGTGCAAAGATGATTGCTACCGCTGGGCCGTACGCCCACGATTTTCTCGTTTATCCGTACTACCGTCTGAAAGAAACCGAAAGCGAATACGCCCATTTCCTCATCGTTCCTGCCAATCTTCCCGGGCTGCATATCGTCTGCCGAGATTCTTTCGCCAAGTTTAGCGGCGATGATTATCCCTTAAGCTCCAAATACGATGAGATGGATGCCGTGCTGTTTTTCGACGATGTGCTCGTTCCGTGGGAACGCGTATTTTTGAAGGGTAGCACCGAGGGCGTCTGGAAGCTGCGTATGAATGAGACGGCCGGCGCGCTTGCATTCCATCAAACCGTTGTGAGGCTGTTGTCTAAGCTCGAATTTGTAACCGGGGTGTCCGTTGCGGTCGCCCAGTCGATCGGCGCCGATGGCTTCCAGCACGTGCAGGAAAAGCTCGGCGAGCTCATTATTCAGACGGAAAGCATCAAGGGACTGCTGCTCGCCTCCGAGCTCCAAAGCAGCCGCAGCGAAGCCGGAATCGAGCTGCCGGACCTCGTTCCGATCGAAACGGCGCGAAATTTGGGCACCCGGTATTATCCGCGGGCACTTGAAATTTTGCAGCTGATCGGCGCCGGCGGCTTCATGCAGGTCCCTTCCCGTCTTGAGGAGCTCAGCGGTCCGCTCAAGGATTTGATGCACACCTATTATGCCGGAAAACAAGTGGGCGCGGACGATAAAGTACGGCTGTTTAAACTGGCTTGGGATTTGGCAGGCAGCCAACTCGGCTCCCGTCATGAGCTGTACGAGCGTTTCTATGCGGGCGATCCGGTCCGGACCTACGCCAATCAATATGTGAACGCCGATAAATCCGATCTGGAAAGACGAATGCGGCAGTTCCGTCAAGCCCATTACGGAAAGGAGGCTGAAAGCGGTGAGCCAACTATCGGCAGGCAGCAACTATCGTTCACGCCTCAGTGA
- a CDS encoding 4-hydroxyphenylacetate 3-hydroxylase family protein, whose protein sequence is MSQLSAGSNYRSRLSDGRKVWLEGEAVADVASHPAFKGTVDTVASLIDLQEAPETQDALTFVSPTSGKRVNSAFLVPSSKEDIRRRHEAFKVWSDATFGMMSRLSEYSRSLLTGWYASRSRLGGASDHFADKISRYFEQSRDLDLLSTTAFHDPQIDRSKGPSESSDPDAYLRIVKESEDGIWVSGAKMIATAAPYVDEVFIYPFHRRSDKDKLYATMFAVPVGTPGLHLVCREPFASEQAEEHPLSSRYDEMDAVLIFDEVFIPSERVFIKDDPEAIWNMRMDPAVVALSQHQTVVRLISKLEFVAALGHEIATTIGVAHHLHVQEKLGELLIQLNTVKALLAVSEEQAEPDAGTGVWLPATEPLATARNLGSRYYPRAISILQHISAGGLMQTPSTLAELNGPIGHLVQKYYRGASVDAKERTRLFKLAWDLIASPLGSRHELYEIFYSGDPVRTYAAQYTGYDKASLTDPVWKLIGNGEAVLR, encoded by the coding sequence GTGAGCCAACTATCGGCAGGCAGCAACTATCGTTCACGCCTCAGTGACGGCCGGAAGGTGTGGTTGGAAGGTGAAGCGGTCGCCGACGTTGCAAGCCACCCTGCTTTCAAAGGCACGGTCGATACGGTCGCCTCGCTGATCGATTTGCAGGAGGCGCCTGAGACGCAGGATGCGCTGACATTCGTCAGTCCGACGAGCGGCAAGCGCGTGAATTCGGCATTCCTTGTTCCTTCAAGCAAAGAAGACATCCGCCGCAGGCATGAGGCGTTCAAGGTTTGGTCGGACGCCACCTTCGGCATGATGAGCCGTTTGTCCGAATATTCCCGCTCGCTGCTGACCGGATGGTATGCAAGCCGCAGCCGTTTGGGCGGTGCGTCGGACCATTTTGCGGATAAAATATCCCGATACTTCGAGCAAAGCCGTGACCTCGATCTGCTGTCGACGACGGCCTTTCACGATCCGCAAATCGACCGTTCCAAAGGCCCGTCCGAATCTTCCGATCCGGACGCTTACCTGCGCATAGTCAAAGAATCGGAGGACGGCATCTGGGTGAGCGGCGCCAAAATGATCGCCACCGCCGCCCCTTACGTGGACGAAGTGTTCATTTATCCTTTTCACCGCAGATCGGACAAAGACAAGCTGTATGCGACGATGTTCGCCGTTCCGGTGGGCACGCCCGGTCTTCACCTCGTCTGCCGGGAGCCGTTCGCTTCGGAACAAGCGGAGGAGCATCCGCTCAGCTCGCGCTATGACGAGATGGACGCCGTTCTTATCTTCGACGAAGTGTTCATCCCGTCGGAACGCGTGTTCATTAAAGACGACCCGGAAGCGATCTGGAACATGCGAATGGATCCCGCGGTCGTCGCCCTGAGCCAGCATCAGACGGTCGTCCGGCTCATCAGCAAGCTCGAATTCGTCGCGGCTTTGGGTCATGAAATCGCGACGACGATCGGCGTAGCGCACCATCTTCATGTGCAGGAAAAACTGGGTGAGCTGCTGATTCAGCTGAATACGGTCAAGGCGCTGCTTGCCGTTTCCGAAGAGCAGGCGGAGCCGGACGCCGGGACGGGCGTATGGCTTCCGGCCACCGAACCGCTCGCGACCGCCCGCAACTTAGGAAGCCGTTATTATCCGCGGGCGATCAGCATCCTCCAGCATATTAGCGCGGGCGGATTGATGCAGACGCCGTCCACGCTCGCCGAATTGAACGGGCCGATCGGGCATCTGGTGCAAAAATATTACCGCGGCGCTTCGGTTGACGCGAAAGAACGGACGCGGCTGTTCAAGCTGGCGTGGGATTTGATCGCGAGTCCGCTCGGGTCGCGCCACGAGCTGTACGAAATTTTTTACTCGGGCGATCCGGTAAGAACATACGCCGCCCAGTATACCGGGTATGACAAAGCATCACTGACCGACCCGGTGTGGAAGCTGATCGGCAACGGCGAGGCGGTTCTGCGATGA
- a CDS encoding LLM class flavin-dependent oxidoreductase, with product MSIQVALWGSNIAGGFLRSAIEQDRDASYAYNLKLAQLADRLGYDAMLLPVRYIGGIGGGDSATGQLDPVTTAAALAASTERIRFISAVLPGFIPPVTLAKMGATIDHISSGRWHVNLVTGWFQEEQEMFGLPWIAHEERYARSEEYLEILKGLWQQETFSFEGRYYSIKEGRIRPFPYQRPYPAIFQGGNSQAARSMAGRLSDWYFMNGAPLDEIKEQIREVSGIASSHGRTVRFAVNAFVVARETEQEARAEYDRILELADRAAIRQFQERAKGAKGMWGNASSVSDFVANNEGFRTGLIGSYDQVARKIKELESAGVQMLLTAYRFPLQETVHFHDHVLPLIRDSRPASGLDASSTASIPTNR from the coding sequence ATGAGCATCCAGGTTGCGCTTTGGGGTTCGAATATTGCAGGCGGATTTCTGCGCTCTGCCATCGAGCAGGACAGGGATGCAAGCTACGCGTACAACTTGAAACTCGCTCAGCTTGCGGACCGGCTCGGCTACGACGCGATGCTGCTGCCCGTCCGTTATATCGGCGGCATCGGCGGCGGCGATTCGGCGACCGGGCAGCTTGACCCGGTCACAACGGCCGCGGCGCTCGCGGCATCGACCGAGCGGATCCGGTTCATCAGCGCGGTGCTGCCGGGATTCATTCCGCCGGTTACGCTGGCCAAGATGGGTGCGACGATCGACCATATCAGCTCGGGCCGGTGGCACGTCAATCTGGTGACCGGCTGGTTTCAGGAGGAGCAGGAAATGTTCGGCCTGCCCTGGATCGCGCATGAGGAGCGATATGCACGGTCGGAGGAGTACCTCGAAATTTTGAAGGGGCTCTGGCAACAGGAAACGTTCTCCTTCGAAGGCCGGTATTACAGCATCAAGGAAGGACGCATCCGTCCTTTTCCGTATCAGCGTCCGTACCCGGCCATTTTTCAAGGGGGCAACTCACAAGCGGCGCGCAGCATGGCCGGCAGATTGTCGGATTGGTACTTTATGAACGGAGCGCCGCTCGATGAGATTAAGGAGCAGATCCGGGAGGTGAGCGGCATCGCCTCCTCGCACGGCCGGACGGTCCGGTTTGCGGTCAATGCGTTCGTTGTCGCGAGAGAAACGGAGCAGGAAGCACGGGCGGAGTATGACCGCATCCTTGAGCTGGCCGACCGCGCCGCGATCCGGCAATTTCAGGAAAGGGCGAAAGGCGCCAAAGGGATGTGGGGCAACGCCTCGTCCGTCAGCGATTTCGTCGCCAACAACGAAGGCTTCCGGACGGGGCTGATCGGCTCTTACGATCAGGTCGCCCGCAAAATCAAGGAGCTTGAAAGCGCCGGCGTTCAGATGCTGCTGACCGCCTACCGGTTCCCGCTGCAGGAAACGGTTCATTTTCACGATCATGTGCTGCCCCTTATCCGGGATAGCCGGCCGGCCTCCGGCCTGGATGCAAGCTCCACCGCTTCCATCCCAACGAATCGATAG
- a CDS encoding MetQ/NlpA family ABC transporter substrate-binding protein produces MKKPLTKPLTRPLMKPLMKPLTNPLTNPLTNPLTRPLSLLIATLLFALLLTACGGQKTNTQNESAASAGADAGQNQSASEQSSGTNEKKTITFGATAGPYSDQIKLGIKPILEKKGYTVNIVEFNDYIQPNLALANGDLDANVFQHSIYLERFAAERNLELTNLLQVPTAPIGIYSKKHQSLDEAGAGTEVALPNDPANQSRALVMMQQFGWLKLKDGVDPIKVSEKDVAENIKNIKLLPLEAAQLPRSLESADFSFINGNFALASGLTLDQSLGLEQIPGHYMNIVAVKTADKDKQFVKDIEDAYKSAEFKQLTETKFKGFVQPDYMKS; encoded by the coding sequence ATGAAGAAACCATTGACGAAACCTTTGACCAGACCTTTGATGAAACCTTTGATGAAACCTTTGACCAATCCTTTGACCAATCCTTTGACCAATCCTTTGACGAGACCACTGTCCTTATTGATCGCCACCCTCCTGTTCGCGCTGCTCCTTACGGCATGCGGCGGACAGAAAACAAACACCCAAAATGAATCAGCAGCGAGTGCGGGTGCGGATGCGGGTCAAAATCAGTCCGCTTCCGAACAAAGCAGCGGCACGAACGAGAAGAAAACGATCACCTTCGGTGCGACCGCCGGTCCATACAGCGACCAAATTAAGCTGGGCATCAAGCCGATTCTTGAAAAGAAAGGCTACACCGTGAATATCGTCGAGTTCAACGATTACATTCAGCCCAATCTGGCGCTCGCGAACGGCGACCTGGATGCGAACGTGTTTCAGCACAGCATTTATCTGGAGCGGTTTGCTGCTGAACGGAACCTGGAATTGACCAATTTGCTGCAAGTGCCGACTGCTCCGATCGGCATCTATTCCAAGAAGCATCAGTCGCTTGATGAAGCCGGCGCGGGCACAGAAGTCGCACTTCCGAACGATCCGGCCAACCAGTCACGAGCGCTTGTCATGATGCAGCAGTTCGGCTGGCTCAAGTTAAAAGACGGCGTTGACCCGATTAAAGTTTCCGAGAAAGACGTCGCCGAAAACATCAAAAACATTAAGCTGCTGCCGCTGGAAGCCGCCCAGCTGCCGCGATCCTTGGAATCGGCCGACTTCTCGTTCATTAACGGCAACTTTGCGCTTGCTTCCGGGCTGACGCTGGATCAGTCGCTCGGTCTCGAACAAATCCCGGGTCATTACATGAATATCGTCGCAGTCAAGACAGCCGACAAAGACAAGCAGTTCGTGAAGGACATCGAGGACGCCTACAAATCCGCAGAGTTCAAGCAGTTGACGGAAACCAAGTTCAAAGGCTTTGTCCAGCCGGATTATATGAAAAGCTAA
- a CDS encoding aldehyde dehydrogenase family protein has protein sequence MKWDLFINGQRKEAARYEPLYSPYSGEKIAEVAQADELETSLAIEAAEAAAATMAKMPAHQRAAILSNTVAILERRKEELVRILALEAAKPVRTARGEIDRTIQTYKFAVMEASRIHGETVPLDAAPGGEGRMAFTLRKPLGIVGAITPFNFPFNLVAHKVGPAIAAGNTIVLKPASQTPLSSLVLAEIFQEAGLPDGALNVVPGPGSVVGEKLVSDPRVKAVTFTGSPAVGIAMKNKAGLKRVILELGSNSGLIIDQGYEITEELISRCVLGAFSFSGQVCISIQRIYVHESNFDEFVRKFKLQTEKLTVGDPLDEATDVSALISEKEVRRIQDWVDSAAASGAQVITGGKALNSRMFPPTILSGVAADEPVSCQEVFGPVVTVAPFASLEQAIAEVNNSRYGLQAGIYTNDIHAAMKAAEELEVGGVMINDFPTFRVDNMPYGGVKESGFGREGIKYAVEEMTELKLISIKLK, from the coding sequence GTGAAATGGGACTTGTTTATTAACGGGCAGCGGAAAGAAGCGGCCAGGTATGAACCATTATACTCTCCTTATTCGGGAGAAAAGATTGCAGAAGTGGCCCAAGCGGATGAACTCGAAACCTCTTTAGCCATTGAAGCTGCGGAGGCGGCTGCGGCAACAATGGCCAAAATGCCCGCACACCAGCGCGCGGCCATCTTAAGCAACACGGTTGCCATTCTGGAGCGCAGAAAAGAGGAGCTTGTCCGTATTTTGGCGCTGGAAGCGGCCAAGCCGGTTCGGACGGCAAGAGGCGAGATTGACCGCACCATTCAGACCTACAAATTCGCCGTCATGGAAGCGAGCCGTATCCATGGAGAGACGGTGCCTCTCGATGCGGCTCCGGGAGGAGAAGGGAGAATGGCGTTTACGCTGCGCAAGCCGCTCGGTATCGTCGGAGCCATTACCCCGTTCAATTTTCCTTTCAATCTGGTTGCCCATAAAGTGGGTCCGGCCATTGCGGCCGGCAATACGATCGTGCTGAAGCCGGCGAGCCAAACTCCGCTTTCCTCGCTTGTGCTCGCTGAAATTTTTCAGGAGGCGGGGCTTCCGGACGGGGCGCTGAACGTTGTGCCCGGCCCAGGTTCGGTTGTAGGGGAAAAGCTGGTAAGCGATCCTCGCGTCAAAGCCGTTACGTTTACAGGCAGCCCGGCTGTCGGCATCGCGATGAAAAACAAAGCCGGCCTGAAACGCGTCATATTGGAGCTTGGCTCCAATTCGGGGCTGATTATTGACCAGGGGTACGAAATCACAGAGGAATTAATCAGCCGATGCGTACTCGGCGCCTTTTCCTTCAGCGGCCAGGTTTGCATTTCGATTCAACGCATTTATGTCCACGAGAGCAATTTCGACGAGTTTGTGCGCAAATTCAAATTGCAGACGGAGAAATTGACCGTTGGCGATCCGCTGGATGAAGCGACCGATGTTTCGGCGTTGATCAGCGAGAAGGAAGTTCGCCGAATCCAGGATTGGGTTGACAGCGCAGCCGCAAGCGGGGCGCAGGTCATCACGGGCGGCAAGGCGCTGAATTCCCGGATGTTTCCTCCGACTATCCTGAGTGGCGTGGCAGCGGATGAGCCGGTCTCCTGCCAGGAAGTGTTCGGTCCCGTTGTAACGGTAGCTCCTTTTGCCTCGCTGGAGCAGGCGATCGCGGAAGTGAACAACTCCCGTTACGGATTACAGGCGGGCATTTATACTAACGATATCCATGCCGCGATGAAAGCCGCCGAAGAATTGGAGGTGGGCGGGGTCATGATCAACGATTTTCCCACGTTCCGTGTCGACAACATGCCCTACGGGGGAGTGAAGGAAAGCGGCTTCGGACGCGAAGGAATCAAATACGCCGTCGAAGAAATGACGGAGCTGAAGCTCATTTCGATCAAGCTGAAATAA
- the gabT gene encoding 4-aminobutyrate--2-oxoglutarate transaminase — protein sequence MQLTRKFVSVSSNLPGDRTRELLEKRKSFVPRGIGNSAPVFVQKAEGALLHDVDGHVFLDFAGAIGTLNAGHCPPEVVEAVKKQAEQYIHTCFHVAMYEPYIALAEKLAQITPGQFPKKTIFLNSGAEAVENAVKIARKYTGKPGIVSFSRGFHGRTLLGMSLTSKVKPYKFQMGPFAPAIYKAQYPYPSNRPEGMSEQEYALYCVRQFEDFLYTEAAPEELAAVIMEPVQGEGGFIVPPKTFVQGVYEICKKHDILFIADEIQTGFGRTGEMFASTHFEIEPDLMTMSKSIAAGLPISAVTGRAEIMDAPGPGEIGGTYGGSPLGCAAALAVIEKMERESLVARSRKIGETITNYFINLQQSFPIIADVRGLGAMCAVEFVFPETKEPAKAFVAALQHGCYEAGVIILNAGVHGNVIRFLTPLVITDEQLEEGLGIIGEVFHKLYAQVGK from the coding sequence ATGCAATTAACGCGAAAATTCGTATCCGTTTCCTCGAATTTACCCGGCGACCGTACCCGGGAGCTGTTGGAAAAAAGAAAGTCATTCGTGCCGAGAGGTATCGGCAACTCGGCTCCCGTTTTTGTCCAAAAGGCGGAAGGGGCTCTGCTGCACGATGTGGACGGTCATGTCTTCCTGGATTTTGCCGGCGCGATTGGCACGCTGAATGCCGGGCATTGTCCGCCCGAGGTCGTGGAGGCAGTGAAAAAGCAGGCAGAGCAGTACATTCACACTTGTTTTCATGTCGCCATGTATGAACCGTATATCGCACTGGCCGAGAAACTCGCGCAGATCACGCCGGGGCAATTTCCGAAAAAGACGATCTTTCTGAACAGCGGGGCGGAAGCGGTCGAGAACGCGGTGAAAATCGCCCGGAAATATACGGGGAAACCGGGGATTGTTTCGTTTTCCCGCGGATTTCACGGGCGCACGCTGCTCGGCATGTCGTTAACGAGCAAGGTGAAGCCTTATAAATTTCAGATGGGCCCCTTTGCTCCGGCAATTTACAAGGCCCAATATCCATATCCGTCCAACCGTCCCGAAGGGATGTCGGAGCAGGAGTACGCGTTATATTGCGTCCGGCAATTCGAAGACTTTCTTTATACGGAGGCGGCGCCGGAAGAACTGGCGGCCGTCATCATGGAGCCCGTGCAGGGAGAGGGCGGTTTTATCGTTCCTCCCAAAACGTTTGTGCAAGGCGTTTATGAAATCTGCAAGAAACACGACATTCTCTTTATTGCCGACGAAATTCAGACGGGCTTCGGACGTACGGGCGAAATGTTTGCGTCCACGCATTTTGAGATCGAGCCGGATCTGATGACGATGTCCAAATCGATTGCGGCGGGCTTGCCGATTAGCGCGGTCACCGGCCGCGCGGAGATTATGGATGCGCCGGGTCCCGGGGAGATCGGGGGAACGTACGGAGGCAGTCCGCTCGGTTGTGCCGCCGCTCTGGCTGTAATCGAGAAAATGGAACGCGAGTCGCTTGTAGCCAGATCGCGCAAGATCGGAGAAACGATTACGAATTATTTTATCAACCTGCAGCAATCATTTCCGATCATAGCGGATGTACGCGGACTTGGGGCGATGTGCGCCGTCGAGTTCGTTTTTCCGGAGACAAAGGAGCCGGCTAAGGCGTTTGTGGCGGCGCTGCAGCACGGTTGCTACGAAGCCGGCGTTATTATTTTGAACGCGGGGGTACACGGGAATGTCATTCGTTTCTTGACACCGCTTGTCATTACAGATGAGCAGCTGGAGGAAGGGCTCGGCATTATAGGCGAAGTGTTTCACAAACTTTACGCGCAGGTTGGAAAGTAG
- a CDS encoding PucR family transcriptional regulator: MKLADALQLPSLKQARIVAGEEGIERTVRWVHIVDLPDPLPWVRSGDFLLTTGYAWPHDQEQQKTLITELSKRGLAGVGLAVPHYFNEMPAAACAAAEELQFPLIEIPWEVQFNSITEEILNSILSFHYKLQEKSEFIHQELIRIALDAASLQDIAVTLGRLIERKVMIQHPEGQLLAHYDKKDEASSGHWNQEEQAWNPHEFQALMEDPESPISLRSLSQPKRIPAAAETGLPEQFVCPIYIKRELVGLLRIMEEQQPLNELDRRAAQFAAIVMALHISQQRALASLEAQLGYSFLDSLLEGQFSPSPQAMRRAGLLGFDPEAVYSVGMIVMASPVPMTREGIVKREQLAEKLKRRLQELRMPAVLSLIQNQIVFLLPERLPAEQIWQTFQAPDLTFAVSLPHRGFDNVRQGYKEACSILPHLKFGQLHRYQELLVPRILLGDTEARSSFLEKMLGPLQSSKNGDVLVQTLLKFASLGFHLKKTADELNIHPKTLRYRLDRIIALGDFDLSDTETQFHLQLAVRIASLTNQREAKA, translated from the coding sequence ATGAAACTGGCCGACGCTTTACAGCTTCCGTCACTGAAACAAGCCCGAATCGTTGCCGGCGAGGAGGGGATCGAGCGGACCGTCCGCTGGGTCCATATTGTCGATTTGCCCGACCCTCTCCCCTGGGTCCGCTCGGGTGATTTCCTGCTCACCACCGGATACGCTTGGCCTCATGACCAGGAGCAGCAGAAAACGCTTATTACCGAGCTGTCCAAGCGCGGTTTGGCCGGGGTAGGCCTCGCCGTGCCTCATTATTTTAACGAAATGCCGGCAGCCGCTTGCGCCGCAGCGGAAGAGCTGCAGTTTCCGCTGATCGAAATCCCTTGGGAGGTTCAATTCAACTCCATTACGGAAGAAATTCTCAATTCGATCCTATCCTTTCATTACAAGCTGCAGGAGAAATCGGAGTTTATTCATCAGGAATTAATCCGGATCGCACTCGATGCGGCAAGTCTGCAGGATATCGCCGTTACGCTCGGCAGGCTGATTGAACGAAAGGTAATGATCCAGCATCCGGAGGGTCAGCTTCTGGCCCATTACGATAAGAAGGATGAAGCTTCGTCAGGTCACTGGAATCAAGAGGAGCAGGCATGGAATCCGCATGAGTTTCAGGCTCTGATGGAAGATCCGGAATCGCCCATCTCCCTGCGCTCACTCTCTCAGCCGAAACGAATTCCTGCCGCAGCGGAAACCGGATTGCCCGAACAGTTCGTATGTCCCATCTATATTAAGCGGGAACTTGTCGGCCTGCTGCGGATTATGGAAGAACAACAGCCGCTCAATGAATTGGACAGGCGCGCCGCCCAGTTCGCCGCCATCGTCATGGCGCTGCATATTTCACAGCAGCGGGCGCTCGCATCGCTGGAAGCGCAGCTCGGCTATTCCTTTCTCGATTCCTTGCTGGAAGGACAGTTCAGTCCGAGTCCCCAAGCGATGCGCCGGGCCGGACTGCTCGGCTTCGATCCGGAAGCCGTTTATTCCGTCGGCATGATCGTCATGGCGTCTCCGGTTCCGATGACGCGCGAAGGAATTGTAAAGCGTGAGCAGTTGGCGGAGAAACTAAAGCGGAGACTGCAGGAGCTTCGAATGCCGGCGGTACTTTCTTTGATCCAAAACCAAATTGTATTCCTGCTTCCGGAACGTTTACCGGCAGAGCAGATTTGGCAGACTTTTCAGGCTCCCGATCTCACCTTTGCCGTCAGTCTGCCGCACCGCGGGTTCGACAATGTCCGTCAGGGATATAAGGAAGCATGCTCGATCCTGCCTCATTTGAAATTCGGCCAGCTCCATCGCTATCAGGAGCTGCTCGTTCCCCGCATCCTGCTGGGCGATACGGAAGCGCGTTCGTCTTTTCTCGAAAAAATGCTCGGACCGCTGCAGAGCAGCAAAAACGGCGACGTGCTCGTCCAGACGCTGCTCAAGTTCGCGAGCCTTGGCTTTCATCTGAAAAAAACGGCCGATGAGTTAAACATCCACCCCAAAACATTGCGCTACCGGTTAGACCGCATCATTGCGCTCGGGGATTTCGACCTAAGCGATACGGAAACGCAATTTCATCTGCAGCTGGCCGTTCGCATCGCTTCGCTTACGAATCAGCGGGAAGCCAAAGCGTAA
- a CDS encoding aspartate/glutamate racemase family protein gives MKKIGMLTPSSNTVVEPVTAAMASSLSEVSVHFTRFKLTRILIGENKRGESDTESLLEAASLLADAGVDVIAYNATSGGWLGEQSDQALCTAITELTSIPATTSILSLLQALRLYKIGTYCLVTPLVDEVTAQVIEQYRKQGFECTGHRNFNVKMNKLSSSITDEQILTAVKESFVPGTDAIVLSGTNMRAAHLAASLEDEYGVPVFDTAAATLWQTLRLSGLDNAGIQGWGRLLAGK, from the coding sequence ATGAAAAAAATCGGAATGCTTACGCCGTCGTCGAACACGGTTGTTGAGCCTGTCACAGCGGCCATGGCGTCTTCCTTGAGCGAGGTTTCCGTCCATTTCACACGGTTTAAATTGACCCGGATCCTGATCGGGGAGAACAAGCGGGGCGAATCCGATACGGAGTCGCTGCTGGAGGCCGCTTCTCTGCTGGCGGATGCAGGCGTAGACGTGATCGCCTACAACGCAACGTCCGGCGGCTGGCTGGGCGAACAATCGGATCAGGCGTTATGCACGGCGATTACCGAGCTGACTTCCATTCCCGCGACGACTTCGATCCTGTCCCTGCTCCAAGCTCTGCGCTTGTACAAAATCGGAACTTACTGTCTCGTCACACCGCTGGTGGACGAAGTGACGGCGCAGGTGATCGAACAGTACAGGAAGCAAGGCTTCGAGTGCACGGGGCACCGCAACTTCAACGTGAAGATGAACAAGCTGAGCAGTTCCATTACGGACGAGCAGATCTTAACGGCTGTCAAAGAGTCGTTCGTACCCGGAACGGATGCGATCGTTTTGTCCGGGACGAATATGCGGGCTGCGCATCTGGCAGCATCGCTGGAAGATGAATACGGTGTTCCCGTTTTCGATACGGCTGCGGCGACCTTGTGGCAGACGCTTCGGTTGTCCGGACTGGACAATGCGGGCATACAAGGCTGGGGACGGCTGCTCGCGGGCAAATAA